From Longimicrobium sp., a single genomic window includes:
- a CDS encoding AMP-binding protein, with protein sequence MTRPLAHGGRGMMGPLAHALHRSVVYPLATRLRGEGRVAAYLRELREVERLDPAALLRRQDEKLARLLAWAAAESPWYGARIPAGVTAANAREVLAALPLLEKRTVQEHGAELRCRGFTGRVTAKSTGGSTGAPVRVDKGADGVARERAVTWMALGWFGIGPGDRVARFWGTPLTPDRRLRSALADLASHRIRFPATQLAPEELDRHWRRCLRFRPAWLYGYASLLHLLAEHVERRGWDGRAAGIRLVVPTAEGLSPVQREAVRRVFGAPVQNEYGCGELGVMAYDCPRGGLHLMTETTLVEVLDDEGREAEPGVTGEVVVTDLVNTHTPLIRYRLGDRASKAAAPCSCGRGFRTLASVDGRIQDVVYTPLGRRWHGERIDYVLSRQWKELGGFRQFQVVQTGPATLEVRLVSDEPLAPVLQERIRAEVAEQLDGMEAVVRRVDAVEREPNGKLRTVRNDWIRAHDPARQPADTTK encoded by the coding sequence GTGACCCGCCCCCTCGCCCACGGCGGTCGCGGCATGATGGGCCCGCTCGCCCACGCGCTGCACCGCAGCGTCGTGTATCCCCTGGCCACCCGGCTGAGGGGAGAGGGGCGCGTTGCGGCGTACCTGCGCGAGCTGCGGGAGGTGGAGCGCCTCGATCCCGCGGCGCTGCTGCGCCGTCAGGACGAGAAGCTGGCCCGCCTCCTGGCTTGGGCGGCGGCCGAGTCGCCCTGGTACGGCGCGCGCATCCCCGCCGGCGTCACCGCGGCGAACGCCCGCGAGGTGCTGGCGGCGCTCCCGCTGCTGGAGAAGCGCACGGTGCAGGAGCACGGCGCGGAGCTCCGCTGCCGCGGCTTCACCGGCCGCGTCACCGCCAAGTCGACCGGCGGTTCCACGGGCGCGCCGGTGCGGGTGGACAAGGGCGCCGACGGCGTGGCGCGCGAGCGGGCGGTGACCTGGATGGCGCTGGGCTGGTTCGGGATCGGGCCGGGCGACCGCGTGGCGCGGTTCTGGGGAACGCCGCTCACGCCGGACCGGCGGCTCCGGTCGGCGCTGGCCGACCTGGCCTCGCACCGCATCCGCTTTCCCGCCACCCAGCTGGCGCCGGAGGAGCTGGACCGGCACTGGCGCCGGTGCCTGCGCTTCCGCCCGGCCTGGCTCTACGGCTACGCCTCGCTCCTCCACCTGCTCGCGGAGCACGTGGAGCGCCGCGGATGGGACGGGCGCGCCGCGGGGATCCGGCTGGTCGTTCCCACGGCCGAAGGGCTCTCGCCCGTCCAGCGCGAGGCCGTCCGCCGCGTGTTCGGCGCCCCGGTGCAGAACGAGTACGGCTGCGGCGAGCTGGGGGTGATGGCGTACGACTGCCCCCGGGGCGGCCTGCACCTGATGACCGAGACCACCCTGGTGGAGGTGCTCGACGACGAGGGACGCGAGGCGGAGCCGGGCGTGACCGGCGAGGTCGTGGTCACCGACCTGGTCAACACGCACACCCCGCTGATCCGCTACCGCCTGGGCGACCGCGCCTCGAAGGCCGCCGCGCCCTGCTCCTGCGGGCGCGGCTTCCGCACGCTGGCGAGCGTCGACGGACGGATCCAGGACGTGGTGTACACCCCGCTGGGCCGCCGCTGGCACGGCGAGCGGATCGACTACGTGCTTTCGCGGCAGTGGAAGGAGCTCGGGGGGTTCCGGCAGTTCCAGGTGGTCCAGACCGGCCCGGCCACGCTCGAGGTGCGGCTGGTCAGCGACGAGCCGCTCGCGCCGGTGCTGCAGGAGCGCATCCGGGCCGAGGTGGCCGAACAACTCGACGGGATGGAGGCCGTGGTCCGCCGCGTCGACGCGGTGGAGCGCGAGCCGAACGGCAAGCTGCGCACGGTG